The following nucleotide sequence is from Penaeus vannamei isolate JL-2024 chromosome 10, ASM4276789v1, whole genome shotgun sequence.
CTcttgttttaatcttttttctctttttttcgctgtttgggtgtttttattgtttctctgtctgtgtttgtcttttgattatttttagtTCTTTGTTAATGATGGATAATTACACATACAAGCTCTAATGTGTATATAAAGTgtcaacgatatatatatatatatatatatatatatatatatatatatatatatatatatatatacatatatatatatatatatatatatatatatatatatatatatatatatacatatacatatatatactagcgTATTTCGCAATATGAACAGAAAACCCACGCACTAGGAAGTAAACACCCCCATTCAAACATCAaagtaagtaataataagaacataaATGTACTAGACATCAAAGGCCGTATAGCACTTTCTAACATCAAAACCAAAATGGCCGAGGCGAGCGGTGGTGTGCTGGCCGGGTCGCTGTTCCAACGGGAGGGAAGGTGCCGTGAGACCGTCCAGGAAGGAGCAAGATTGCATGTAAAGTCATTCGAAAATGGCCagtatatcactctctctttctttctttctctctctctctctctttctctttctctctctctctctctctctctctctctctctctctctctctctctttctttctctctctctctctctctctctctctctctctctctctctctctctctctctctctctctctctctctctctctctctctctctctctctccgttggcATTCCGGATTTCCAAAATAAtgaattctggttgaaagaattctttgtttttgtctgtttccaTTCAACTCCTTAAATCTAGTCAGACAgaactgtacttcctccaggtgaggCTCGAACCTAGACATTCCGTTACTGAAGCAgatgacaaaggaaaaaaaaatagtgatggaaaattagataaaagagaaaaagaattgaaaTTAAATACATTGATAAGGAGGAAATaccaataagaaaagaaaaaaagataataatatatatctcagaaataaagaaaaaatcaacgtCTATATAAAAAGTACATgaatttctttatcatcatcatcatcaattttgttTTTCCGTGTTTTCactctatttatatatgattaagttttttttttaaattaataagTAGTTAGGCATAGAAAGTAAACACACTTAAGGCTTAATGTCTTTTTATAAATGTACAGGAATGTGTGGAAACTGTAGCGAACACAATAGGCAGATATGTCGTTATATTAAAGGATTTTcaaaacacagatatacatacaatatatatgtgtatacatatttacaactgTACttagctatatatgtgtatatatatatatatatatatatatatatatatatatatatatatatatatatatatatatgtatgtatgtatgtatgtatatatatatatatatatatatatatatatatatatataaatgtatatatatatatatatatatatacatatatatatatatatatatatatatatatacatatatatatatatacatatatatatatatatatatatatatatatatatatatatatatatatatttatttatttatatatatgcatatacatacacatatatatatatatatatatatatatatatatatatatatatatatagatatatatatatatatacatatatatatatgtatatatatatatatatatatatatatatatgtatatatatatatatatatatatatatatacatatatatatatatatatatatatatatatatatgtatgtatatgtatgtaaatatatatatacatatatatatatatatatatatatatatatatatatatatatatatgtatatacatatatatatatatatatatatatatatatatatatatatatataacatatgtatatatatatatatatatatatatatatatatatacatatatacatatacatatacatatacatatatatatatatatatatatatatatatatatatatatatatatatatatatatatacattcatatatatatatatatatatatatatatatatatatatatatatatatatatatatatatatatgtacacacacacacacacacacacacacacacacagacacacacacacacacacacacacatgcacacacacgaacacacacaatatatatatatatatatatatatatatatatatatatatatatatatatataagtatacatataggtgtatacatatatatatatatatatttatatatatatataattatacatacatatatatatatatatatatatatatatatatatatatatatatatatataaacatatacatatatatgcatatatgtacacacacacacacacacacacacacacacacacacacatatatatatatatatatatatatatatatatatatatatatatatatatatatatatatatacaaaataatgtaCCAACATAGGGTCTCTCTCTACAGGAATGAAAGGCAATAAATAAAGACATCAACAAACGCCGTAGCGGACCGCCGCCGCCAGCGCCCCCCGGAGCCAGCGAGAGCCCTCTAGAGCCCGTGCAACCTGCCCAGAGCCCTTAGAGCCCCTAGAGCCCCAAGAGCCCACGCCCCTAGAGCCCACGAGAGCCCTTAGAGCCCACGCCCCTAGAGCCCACGAGAGCCCCTAGAGCCCCAAGAGCCCACGCCCCTAGAGCCCACGAGAGCCCCTAGAGCCCCTAGAGCCCCTAGAGCCCCAAGAGCCCACGCCCCTAGAGCCCACGAGAGCCGAGCGCCGCCGCGACGCCCCAGCAggccagcgccgccgccgccgccgtggcCGCGAGCGACGCGTCCGGCCTGGGGCTCCCGCACGTGGCCCGCTGCTTCCCGAGGGCCTTCCGCTGCCCCCTCGCGCTGGCCTTGTGCTCGCCTCTGCCGTGTCGGTGTCGCTGGCACATTTTTCTGCGGTGCTTGCAGTGCCTGGGCGCCTTCCTCCGCTTCTCCGCCACTCTGCAGAAGAGCCTCCGGTATCTCTCCCTCCAGAGGCGCCATTTCCCCCGACACGGCTTTTGGCCTCGAGTCGCGTCCGTCGCCGTCGCGCCCTCCGTCGCCGTCGCTCCCTCCGTCGCGGGGGCGTCGTCGCTGCCCGAGCGGTCGCTGCGGTCGTCGTCAGGCGCTGTCGGGAATCCCAGGGTCGTCTGCGTGGTCGCTTGTTCGCGGACGACGTCAGGCACGTTGGGTTTTGTACTTGGTGTTGCACTCGGGGTTCTCGCGGAcgacccccctcctaccccgtctcctcctgttcctcctccttcccttattcctcctccacctccctctatttctcctcctccacctccctccatttctccttctcttcctcctcctccatctcctcctcctcctccttcatctcctcctcctcctcctcctccgggtccTGTCGAGGCATCCGTCGCAACGTCAGTAAACCCGCTTCCAACCTCAGTCGTCGCGCCCGTTACATTCCCCGCCGCAGAAGCCGCCCAGTCTGTTCGCGACGTCGCCGTTCCTGCAGCGGCGTCATACCTCGTCCCATTCCCCGGAGGATCTGTCGGCGGCTCACGAGTATTTGGTATCGGTAACGGACTGGCAGCGCTGGGACTTGGACTGGTCGGAGCGGCGGCGGAGGTGCTCGAGGTGGCGAGGTCGGGAGGGTCGGCTCGCGGCGGAGTGGACGGCGCGGGGTCGATCGTGGTCTCTGCGGGGGAGAAacgagggtgagaaagggggggaaagaacgCACATGGACGCACATGgccatgtacacgcacacaaacgaacgTAAACGCACATAAaggcacatgaacacacactaacacacataaatgcacacatacgtttaaacacataaaaacacacaaacacgcagaaacgttcataaacgcacacaaactcacacaaatgcacacatacatatatacacacacaaactcacatcaACGCAAAAACCCAAACGGAGcaataaagaacacacacacacacacacatacatacacacaaccacacacaaacaaacacgcacacaaaataatctttaagctaaaaatatcccccctcccctcccctcatcacccccccccccaaaaaaaaaaaaaaaaaaaaaaacacttttcttaAAACCCTGAACTCTGAGCCCTTTGCACTCGACGAAGAGAGAACAGCCAAATATTGACAGACAGACGATCAGACAGCAAGAGAACAGAGacttggaaaaaaaatagaaataaaaaatgaatgaaaaaaaaggagtgaaagcacgtcctccatccccccctccccctcccccccccctttcatcaaAGACCCGCTGAACAATGGAAGaacaaaagcatttttttttgtctttatggggttggaggagggagaaggagagggaaaaatagggaTTGAAAGAGGAGTGaagtatgaatgaatgaagtaggaaagagagggagtgggagagaaggagagggaagaaagagaaggagagggaatgggagagggaaggagaagggggtgagagggaatgagacagaaggagagggaaagagagaattaaaaaaggagagagaaagagaaggaatgagagagggaaatacaAGTGCattagggaaggaatgaggagatacaagaaggagaaagagaatgggaggaaaaggagagagggaaagaaagggagttaaagggaaaatgggagggaaaagagagaggaaaagagagggaagaggagaggaagagtaggagaagaaaggagagatgaaaagagagggagaagaagtggaagaaggagaggagaggagagggaattagaaatggaaagagagaaagaaaggaaatgagagagggaagaaagggaatggtaaaaggaaggaaatagaaaggaggaatgggataagtaaggagagggaatgaaagagggaaggagaagcagtgataaaggagtgggagagggaaagagaggtaacgacagggggggggggaggtagtgagagaaaggagagataatacgagtgagaaagagaaagagagttggagaaagaagaaatggaaagaagagagggaaggagagaaaggagaaaggagaaaggagaaaggagaagagagagagagagagagagagagagagagagagagagagagagagagagagagagagagagagagagagagagagagagagagagagagaaagagagcgagagagagagagagagagagagagagagagagagagagagagagagagagagagagagagagagagagagagagagagagagagagagagagagagagagagaggagtgggggatgagaaggatagggagaaagagagagaggtaaagggggaagagagggagaagaaacgacaggaagaaggagaaggagaagcgagagatatagaaatagaatgagagagtgtgccaggaagagaaataaaccgagaaataaatatataaaagaaaatgaaaataccgGTAGTTATTACAACAACACTTTCCtagcaataacattaaaaataaaacccCCATAACAAACATTAATACTAACAATACCCCAAAAGTGAATTCTTAAATTTAATTCTTAAATTTAAGTTAACCTCACCTATAAAATAATTCGTCAAGGAAATAGGTGAATTGGCAACTTTACACGCTTTcgaacatacataaaaaaatatatgtatatatatcgcctCTTGTTCTCTTTAGATATCGTTCTTTtgaatgctaatactaataatgataataatgataataataataataatgataataataataataataataataataatgataataataataataataataataaaagtaataatgatgataatgatgattaaaagcaaggaaataaatgaataaataaataaatagacgaaaataacaacgaaataaaaacgaaacaaaatgaaacggaatgaatagtaataaaatcaataaaaaagtgaaacaaCGAAACAAATGTAAATTAAAAGCCATATAATTTTATAGACACCGTCAACTCTCCCAAAgactgataaagaataaaaaaaaatgataaagaaaaagaataatggaaaTTCGTTCATTTCTCAATAATTTGAGAATTGCCAAAGtgaaagtaaatgataatgatagtgatattaataataatggtgataatgatgatgatgatgatggtaatgataataatgataacgataataatgataataacagcaataatgatgatgataataataataataataataataataataataataataataataataataataataataataataataatgataatgataatgataataataataataataataataataataataataataataataataataataataataataataataataataataataatgatgatgatgatgatggtgatgattatgataatagtagtagtcgtaataacaataacaacatcaataatactaatgaacatGATgacgatcgtaatgataatgataataataataatgataatgataacaataatgatgattattataaaaaaggataataattattattatcgtcataatgataataacaaaacaaaacaacaaataaatatatagataggtaaacaaaataaagaaagatattttCTTTACACATCGTTCattgttcattttgtttcgtCCGTTTTCAACACCTGTCGAGGTTGCCCTTATTCTGAATAATTTATCGTATTTTTTCCTGTCGTTCCATTTTAATTTATGATAATTTCAGTCAtagaatttctctcttttttgtcgtttgtttttttattattgttttatttttcctttcatcgtctttcttgttttcttcttcttcgttgctttcttttttatttcttttttagagtttctttttcttatttttttatttatttgtcttcttttcatccttccgtttccttctattatagttttcctctctttctatccgtctttgtcatcttctctctttcttattccctcctaCTGTTCTtcatccactttctttctctcttcctttcctttatctctctctcttaatct
It contains:
- the LOC138863043 gene encoding uncharacterized protein, with protein sequence MVAAGGRMVLAQLMVMNHFLVSLSSTTAEAASFESAKMSPALSPCAEGCAQCSPVNGCLACTPSFALLLRRQGPRQTASCSRTCPRGFYRVSVDVYSFCRKCTVIGCVSCDGADLCTACDRGYENVFGSCVHRGEETTIDPAPSTPPRADPPDLATSSTSAAAPTSPSPSAASPLPIPNTREPPTDPPGNGTRYDAAAGTATSRTDWAASAAGNVTGATTEVGSGFTDVATDASTGPGGGGGGGDEGGGGGDGGGGREGEMEGGGGGEIEGGGGGIREGGGTGGDGVGGGSSARTPSATPSTKPNVPDVVREQATTQTTLGFPTAPDDDRSDRSGSDDAPATEGATATEGATATDATRGQKPCRGKWRLWRERYRRLFCRVAEKRRKAPRHCKHRRKMCQRHRHGRGEHKASARGQRKALGKQRATCGSPRPDASLAATAAAAALACWGVAAALGSRGL